The following are encoded in a window of Suncus etruscus isolate mSunEtr1 chromosome 16, mSunEtr1.pri.cur, whole genome shotgun sequence genomic DNA:
- the LOC126032459 gene encoding LOW QUALITY PROTEIN: dual specificity protein kinase CLK3-like (The sequence of the model RefSeq protein was modified relative to this genomic sequence to represent the inferred CDS: inserted 1 base in 1 codon; deleted 1 base in 1 codon; substituted 1 base at 1 genomic stop codon), with protein sequence MHHCKXYRSPEPDPYLSYRWKRRRAYSREHEGXPLPWRSPSRSHDRLPYQKRYRERRDSDMYRCEEGSPSFQVDLDRYGSSRSHHGRRLQKREPYRPRKHHKRRTRSCSSASSRSQQSSKRSSSPSVEDDEKGHLVCRIGDWLQERYEIVGNLGEGTFGKVVECLDHARGKSQVALKIIRNVGKYREAALLEINVLKKIKEIDKENKFLCVLMSDWFDFHGHMCIAFELLGKNTFEFLKENNFQPYPLPHVRHMAYQLCHALRFLHENQLTHTNLKPENILFVNSEFETLYNEHKSCEEKSVKNTSIRVADFGSATFDHEHHTTIVATRHYRPPEVILELGWAQPCDVWSIGCILFEYYRGFTLFQAHENREHLVMMEKILGPIPSHMIRRTRKQKYFYKGGLVWDENSSDGRYVKNCKPLKSYMLQDSLEHVQLFDLMRRMLEFDPAQRITLAEALLHPFFAGLTPEERSFHTSCNPSR encoded by the exons ATGCATCACTGTAAGTGATACCGCTCCCCTGAGCCAGACCCATACCTGAGCTACCGATGGAAGAGAAGGAGAGCTTACAGTCGGGAGCACGAAG AGCCTCTACCCTGGAGATCTCCGTCCAGGAGCCATGACCGCCTACCCTACCAGAAGAGATACCGAGAGCGCCGTGACAGTGACATGTACCGGTGTGAAGAGGGGAGCCCTTCCTTCCAAGTGGACCTGGACCGCTATGGATCCTCGCGTTCCCACCATGGACGGAGGTTACAGAAGAGGGAGCCATACCGACCTCGCAAGCACCACAAGCGCCGCACCAGGTCATGTAGCAGCGCCTCCTCGAGAAGCCAACAGAGCAGTAAGCGCAGCAGCAGCCCGAGTGTGGAAGATGACGAGAAGGGCCACCTGGTGTGCCGGATCGGCGATTGGCTCCAAGAGCGATATGAGATCGTGGGGAACCTGGGTGAAGGCACCTTTGGCAAGGTGGTGGAGTGCTTGGACCATGCCAGAGGGAAGTCTCAGGTGGCCCTGAAGATCATCCGGAATGTGGGCAAATACCGAGAAGCTGCCCTACTAGAAATCAATGTtctc aaaaaaatcaaggagataGATAAAGAGAACAAGTTCCTATGTGTCTTGATGTCTGACTGGTTCGACTTCCACGGACACATGTGCATCGCCTTTGAGCTCTTGGGCAAGAATACCTTTGAATTCCTGAAGGAGAATAACTTCCAGCCTTACCCACTTCCACACGTCCGGCACATGGCCTACCAGCTCTGCCACGCCCTCAGATTTCTACATGAGAATCAACTGACCCACACAAACTTGAAGCCAGAAAACATCTTGTTTGTGAATTCTGAATTTGAAACCCTCTACAACGAGCACAAGAGCTGTGAAGAGAAGTCGGTGAAGAACACCAGCATCCGAGTGGCTGACTTTGGCAGTGCTACCTTTGACCATGAGCATCACACGACCATTGTTGCAACCCGCCACTATCGCCCACCTGAGGTGATCCTTGAGCTGGGCTGGGCACAGCCCTGTGATGTTTGGAGCATTGGCTGCATTCTCTTTGAGTACTACCGGGGCTTCACACTCTTTCAGGCTCATGAAAACCGAGAGCATTTGGTGATGATGGAGAAGATCCTAGGACCCATCCCATCACACATGATCCGCCGTACCAGGAAGCAGAAATATTTCTACAAAGGGGGCCTGGTTTGGGATGAGAACAGCTCTGACGGCCGCTATGTGAAGAACTGCAAACCTCTAAAGAGTTACATGCTCCAAGACTCCCTGGAGCACGTGCAGCTGTTTGACCTGATGAGGAGGATGTTAGAGTTTGACCCTGCTCAGCGCATCACATTGGCAGAGGCTTTGCTACACCCCTTCTTTGCCGGCCTGACCCCAGAGGAGCGGTCCTTCCACACCAGCTGCAATCCAAGCAGATGA